One genomic region from Neospora caninum Liverpool complete genome, chromosome V encodes:
- a CDS encoding putative calmodulin, with translation MHPKNGSARAFACDPGGGMASPGAVVSEHRAWPGLRAPSASASAAVSSSSLPSSSRLASPSSPSHQPSMQQDRGASGGSPGAEAAERRRDIQRAFALFDRDGDGRLDRRELKAACRALGVTADDFMIDSLLRSAFVRTSPSGSAADSSSGSVDFDGFLELCVGAWPQRSTTEELREIFRLFDTEQKGYVTAADVMRAARAVGSSLSAEDVELMVREADRVGDGRLTFGDFERVFRRMRGVPGRPEGEALEVIVDDDEDDL, from the exons atgcaccctAAAAATGG TTCAGCCCGTGCTTTTGCCTGCGACCCCGGCGGGGGCATGGCGAGTCCAggcgccgtcgtctccgagCACAGGGCGTGGCCGGGGCTTCGGGCGCCGTCGGCCTCGGCCAGCGCGGCTGTTTCAtcgtcgtcgcttccttcttcttctcgcctcgcatccccttcttccccttctcacCAGCCGAGCATGCAACAAGACAGAGGAGCCTCAGGCGGATCGCCGGGGGCTGAGGCCGccgagcggcggcgcgacATCCAACGAGCCTTTGCGCTGTTTGaccgagacggcgacgggCGTCTCGACAGGCGCGAGTTgaaggctgcatgcagagcccTCGGAGTCACCGCCGACGACTTCATG ATCGACAGTCTTCTACGCAGCGCGTTTGTGCGCACGTCTCCGTCGGGTTCGGCCGCTGATTCGTCCTCTGGTTCGGTCGATTTCGACGGCTTCCTCGAGCTCTGTGTCGGCGCTTGGCCGCAACGCAGCACGACTGAGGAACTCCGGGAGATTTTCCGTCTGTTTGACACCGAACAGAAAG GCTACGTGACGGCGGCAGACGTCATGCGTGCAGCCAGGGCCGTGGGAAGTTCTCTAAGTGCTGAGGATGTCGAGTTGATGGTCCGAGAAGCCGATCGAGTCGGAGACGGCCGACTTACTTTTGGTGATTTCgagcgcgttttccgccgcATGCGAGGCGTCCCTGGGCGTCCTgaaggcgaggcgctcgAAGTGATTGTtgacgacgacgaggacgattTGTGA